The following are encoded together in the Zygosaccharomyces rouxii strain CBS732 chromosome C complete sequence genome:
- a CDS encoding uncharacterized protein (similar to uniprot|P39542 Saccharomyces cerevisiae YJL193W Hypothetical ORF): MQGDPHGYFHIVLLCLCWYVISSFASQVTKKILTIHPLPLFLGEFQFAYTALLAALCCIIAKGSLSFHSRFPEGTLPQYHDKSHPQHQRTIFTRPTRHVLLTVLPLSIFQFLGKYFGHTATSLVPISTVASIKTLSPVCIIILQKVFKVSNSQLGSQVYLSLACIILGVWIIVSEDNKVYSRVSSLADSNSQQYSSYGILCAISSMIIFASQNIYGKGVFTYKQENANRLDRAVAPLPLYTEKKGTLTVPESIKYDKLTLMMYISLVGFSLSFGCFMSLEFSTVYDEIRQFGIGCIPWYLFFINGTFHFLQAMITYQLLGEVSTLTYSIANIMKRIVVVTVSWLAAGGQITANQLIGLLLNVFGLFFYERYNSKKKKEHYLQQINHHKTLPKNKF, translated from the coding sequence ATGCAGGGTGATCCTCATGGGTATTTTCACATTGTATTACTCTGCCTATGCTGGTACGTCATCTCATCGTTTGCTTCGCAGGTAACAAAGAAGATCTTAACGATCCATCCATTACCGTTGTTCTTGGGTGAATTTCAGTTTGCATATACAGCGTTGCTGGCAGCGCTATGTTGTATTATTGCGAAGGGATCTCTCAGTTTTCATAGCAGGTTTCCTGAAGGTACATTACCACAATATCATGATAAATCTCATCCACAACACCAAAGGACAATTTTCACTAGACCGACAAGACACGTACTTCTTACAGTGCTACCGCTaagcatttttcaatttttgggAAAATATTTTGGCCATACAGCGACTTCTTTGGTGCCAATCTCTACTGTAGCTAGTATCAAGACGCTGTCGCCAGTATGCATTATAATTTTACAGAAGGTTTTCAAAGTGTCTAATTCGCAACTTGGCAGTCAAGTTTACCTGAGTCTAGCATGTATCATTCTGGGCGTTTGGATTATCGTTAGTGAAGATAATAAAGTCTATTCGAGGGTTAGCTCATTGGCAGATTCAAATTCTCAACAATATTCATCATATGGGATTCTATGtgcaatttcatcaatgataaTTTTCGCTAGTCAAAATATCTATGGTAAAGGTGTTTTTACTTATAAGCAGGAGAATGCTAATAGACTTGATAGAGCGGTTGCACCATTGCCATTATACACTGAAAAGAAGGGAACTTTAACGGTACCTGAATCCATCAAATATGATAAATTGACCCTAATGATGTACATATCGTTGGTTGGATTCTCGCTATCTTTTGGATGCTTTATGAGTTTAGAATTCTCCACGGTTTACGATGAGATCAGACAATTTGGGATTGGTTGTATTCCATGGTAtttattcttcatcaatggtaCATTTCATTTCTTGCAAGCTATGATTACCTACCAACTGTTAGGCGAAGTATCTACTCTGACCTATTCAATTGCTAATATCATGAAACGTATAGTAGTGGTGACTGTAAGTTGGCTAGCTGCAGGAGGGCAGATAACAGCTAACCAATTGATAGGATTATTACTAAACGTGTTTGGACTATTTTTCTACGAAAGATACAAcagcaagaagaagaaagaacaTTATCTCCAACAAATCAACCATCACAAGACACTACCAAAGAACAAGTTTTGA